A region of Pyxidicoccus parkwaysis DNA encodes the following proteins:
- a CDS encoding helix-turn-helix transcriptional regulator codes for MSNVHERLRRLLFLVPYVSKHPGVTVEALAKALNISREDLLEELDLLTCVGRPPFNPDDYIDIYVDNDRVYVDLDQRLFAPPRLTPGEAAALAAAAELLRPAAGDALQSALQKLERVLPPSTRERYREMYRKIDASADAPQALGPLTRAIIERLEVTFAYATPGRAPESRRVRPYELLSHRGQWYLQGFDHMRQDARLFRLDRMEDITVTDTAFLPPPDARADVPNPARSRTETSVRVRFSPVAAPYVKERFGRDARPLADGGVEVVVAGDSERWLTQWVLSFGGEAQVVEPASARAAVARAARASVG; via the coding sequence ATGAGCAACGTCCACGAGAGGCTTCGCCGCCTGCTGTTCCTCGTCCCCTACGTGTCCAAGCACCCCGGCGTCACGGTGGAGGCGCTCGCCAAGGCGCTCAACATCAGCCGGGAGGATTTGCTGGAGGAGCTGGACCTGCTCACCTGCGTGGGCCGGCCGCCCTTCAACCCGGACGATTACATCGACATCTACGTGGACAATGACCGCGTCTACGTGGACCTGGACCAGCGCCTCTTCGCGCCGCCCCGCCTGACGCCGGGCGAGGCCGCGGCCCTGGCCGCCGCGGCGGAGCTGTTGCGCCCGGCCGCTGGCGACGCGCTGCAGAGCGCCCTCCAGAAGCTGGAGCGCGTGCTGCCGCCCTCCACGCGCGAGCGCTACCGGGAGATGTACCGGAAGATTGACGCCTCCGCGGACGCGCCCCAGGCGCTGGGGCCGCTCACCCGCGCCATCATCGAGCGGCTGGAGGTGACGTTCGCCTACGCCACGCCGGGCCGCGCGCCCGAGTCACGCCGGGTGCGGCCGTACGAGCTGCTCAGCCACCGCGGCCAGTGGTACCTCCAGGGCTTCGACCACATGCGCCAGGACGCTCGCCTGTTCCGGCTGGACCGCATGGAGGACATCACCGTCACCGACACCGCCTTCCTGCCCCCACCGGACGCGCGGGCGGACGTGCCCAACCCGGCGCGCAGCCGCACCGAGACGTCCGTGCGCGTGCGCTTCTCTCCGGTGGCCGCACCGTACGTGAAGGAGCGCTTCGGCCGGGACGCCCGCCCGCTCGCGGACGGAGGCGTGGAGGTGGTGGTGGCTGGCGACAGCGAGCGCTGGCTCACCCAGTGGGTGCTGTCCTTCGGCGGCGAGGCCCAGGTGGTGGAACCGGCGAGCGCGCGCGCCGCCGTTGCCCGTGCGGCGCGCGCCTCGGTAGGATAG
- a CDS encoding helix-turn-helix transcriptional regulator, translating to MERTERILDLVALLLDAREPISWAELREHFPSDYGGSDDAAERKFERDKAELVELGFPLTYVQGDDERRDGYIVDRDAYYLPEADLTKEELAVLYAAGSAALASGAFPGRDDLAHALRKIGFFAGESLPTPRVRMELGAVQEGEEKEVSARLEQLWDACAARKWVDLTYASPKHPTATQRKVDPYGLALRRGVWTLVGHCHLRGGMRTFHVHRIREMKVNTARPRTPDFQVPEDFSLDAHVAYFPWQHRFHEPMEVTLRLSGALASRAGSLLPGAMLESAGEEGVVRARMRVSFLDGLVRFCLALGPDCRVEGPESAQARHKEMATRIVERHEEPHEKVSA from the coding sequence ATGGAACGCACCGAACGCATCCTCGACCTCGTGGCCCTTTTGCTCGACGCGCGCGAGCCCATCTCCTGGGCCGAGCTGCGCGAGCATTTCCCCTCTGACTACGGCGGCTCGGATGACGCAGCCGAGCGCAAGTTCGAGCGTGACAAGGCGGAATTGGTGGAGCTGGGCTTCCCGCTCACCTACGTGCAGGGCGACGACGAGCGCCGCGACGGCTACATCGTCGACCGCGACGCCTACTACCTGCCGGAGGCGGACCTCACCAAGGAGGAGCTGGCCGTGCTGTACGCCGCCGGCTCCGCCGCGCTCGCGTCCGGGGCCTTCCCCGGCCGCGACGACCTGGCGCACGCGCTGCGCAAGATTGGCTTCTTCGCCGGCGAGTCGCTGCCCACGCCCCGCGTGCGCATGGAGCTGGGCGCCGTGCAGGAGGGCGAGGAGAAGGAAGTGTCCGCCCGCCTGGAGCAGCTCTGGGACGCGTGCGCCGCGCGCAAGTGGGTGGACCTGACGTACGCCAGCCCCAAGCACCCCACCGCCACGCAGCGCAAGGTGGACCCGTATGGCCTCGCCCTGCGGCGCGGCGTGTGGACGCTGGTGGGCCACTGCCACCTGCGCGGCGGTATGCGCACCTTCCACGTGCACCGCATCCGCGAGATGAAGGTGAACACCGCCCGCCCGCGCACGCCGGACTTCCAGGTGCCGGAGGACTTCTCGCTGGACGCCCACGTGGCGTACTTCCCGTGGCAGCACCGCTTCCATGAGCCCATGGAGGTGACGCTGCGCCTGTCGGGCGCGCTCGCCTCGCGCGCCGGGAGCCTGCTGCCCGGGGCCATGCTGGAGTCGGCGGGTGAGGAGGGCGTGGTGCGCGCCCGCATGCGGGTGTCGTTCCTGGATGGGCTCGTGCGCTTCTGTCTCGCGCTGGGGCCGGACTGCCGCGTGGAGGGGCCGGAGAGCGCCCAGGCGCGGCACAAGGAGATGGCGACCCGCATCGTGGAGCGCCACGAGGAGCCGCACGAGAAGGTGAGCGCATGA
- the proB gene encoding glutamate 5-kinase, with translation MSPIPAGRTALRAARRVVVKIGTNALTNATGRFNRDHFDALGRDLLWAAQGRELVVVSSGAIALGVERLGLPARPKDIPGKQACAAVGQSRLIQAYEEAFSGAGRAVAQVLLTHEDVQDRRRYLNVKHALERLLAAGVVPVINENDTVSVDELKFGDNDTLAGLVAGVVEAEALVLLSDVEGLYTGDPRRDAGAELMLSVEQVTPEVLALAGGTTSGVGTGGMATKVRAAARATESGIRCVITSGAVPGRLRQVLEGEPVGTLFEPTGNRRSARAAWIAHALRPRGRITVDAGAREAIVTGKRSLLPSGVRGVEGDFGRGDPVDLCDESGDVFARGLASYDANELRRIAGKRTGDIEAVLGYRYLDEAVHRDDLAVL, from the coding sequence GTGAGTCCGATTCCCGCTGGCCGCACCGCGTTGCGTGCCGCCCGTCGCGTGGTGGTGAAGATCGGCACCAACGCGCTGACCAACGCCACCGGCCGTTTCAACCGCGACCACTTCGATGCGCTGGGCCGGGATTTGTTGTGGGCCGCCCAGGGGCGCGAGTTGGTGGTGGTCTCCAGCGGCGCCATTGCCCTGGGCGTGGAGCGGCTGGGGCTGCCGGCCCGGCCCAAGGACATTCCCGGCAAGCAGGCCTGCGCGGCGGTGGGCCAGAGCCGCCTGATTCAGGCGTATGAGGAGGCCTTCAGCGGCGCGGGCCGCGCGGTGGCGCAGGTGCTCCTCACGCACGAGGACGTGCAGGACCGGCGCAGGTACCTCAACGTGAAGCACGCGCTGGAGCGGCTCCTGGCGGCGGGCGTGGTGCCCGTCATCAACGAGAACGACACCGTGTCCGTGGACGAATTGAAGTTCGGCGACAACGACACGCTCGCCGGGCTGGTAGCGGGCGTGGTGGAGGCCGAGGCGCTCGTCCTCCTGTCGGACGTGGAGGGGCTCTACACGGGCGACCCGCGCCGGGACGCGGGCGCGGAACTGATGCTGTCGGTGGAGCAGGTGACGCCCGAGGTGCTGGCCCTGGCCGGCGGCACCACCAGCGGCGTGGGCACCGGCGGCATGGCCACCAAGGTGCGCGCCGCCGCGCGGGCCACCGAGTCCGGCATCCGCTGCGTGATTACGTCCGGCGCCGTGCCGGGCCGCCTGAGGCAGGTGCTGGAGGGCGAGCCCGTGGGCACCCTCTTCGAGCCCACCGGCAACCGCCGCAGCGCCCGCGCCGCGTGGATTGCGCACGCCCTGCGGCCGCGCGGGCGCATCACCGTGGACGCGGGAGCGCGCGAGGCCATCGTCACCGGCAAGCGCAGCCTGCTGCCCAGCGGCGTGCGTGGCGTGGAGGGCGACTTCGGCCGGGGAGACCCGGTGGACCTCTGCGACGAGTCCGGCGACGTCTTCGCGCGGGGCCTCGCGTCCTACGACGCCAACGAGCTGCGCCGCATCGCCGGCAAGCGCACGGGCGACATCGAAGCGGTGCTGGGCTACCGCTACCTGGACGAGGCGGTGCACCGCGACGACCTGGCGGTGCTGTAG
- a CDS encoding amino acid adenylation domain-containing protein, with amino-acid sequence MHAHGVKRSGASRGLPALTPTPRGAALPMSFAQQRLWFLAQVDAGGFSYNVPFFARLKGPLDEAALERALTELVRRHETLRTTYAEEDGRLVQRIAPEDSVHVSLRVESLEQWAPNEAEQELARRAAQETRWPFDLAVGPILRANLLRVGPEDHALLLMLHHIACDGWSLEMMERELRVLYAAFSTGATPALPGLPVQYADYTLWQRGWLKDEVLEEQLGWWKAHLAGVSPALELPVDRPRPPVQSFVGTALKLPLPSSLSAVVKDAARREGVTPFMLLLGAYQALLSRYSGQRDVVVGTPISGRNRRELEGLIGFFVNTLALRIDVEREETFRSLLGRVRQACLGAYAHQDVPFETLVDALQPARDSSRSPLFQVMFVLQAARPLPSLPGLDTSEVDFDAGMAKFDLTLFMRETQEGWLCIWEYSTALFDEATVRRMAESYVRLLEAAVAQPVTPVGELPLLGTEERTKLVREWSGKVDSSYTPGLMHEWVEAQVSRTPQAVAVTDGRDALTYAQLEAQANQLARHLVTLGVKPGSTVGLCLERSSLRMPVAVLATLKAGAAFLPLDPSYPAERLAQMLEDTGAPVVLVQGRLEEALPRDLRARVVRLEEEAPRVAVGPPHALHLPLSPETNCYFVYTSGSTGRPKGIVMSHRAVGNMLRWQLERTVDPMATTLQFASLNFDVSFQELFGTWCLGGKVLLVGEVQRRDPVYLLRLMVEHGVGRLFLPFVALQALCEVAQLEPRLPPLNEVVTAGEQLQVTPALTAFFERLPGCVLENQYGPSEAHVVTAWRAKGAPSKWPALPPVGVPIRNIQIYVLDERGEPCPVGVVGEVYVGGASVAHGYHERPDLTAERFLPDALSGQLGARLYRTGDKARWLGDGNIEFLGRLDGQVKVRGFRVELGEVEVALRALPGVKDAAAVVKQEEGGAKKLVGYVVQGAEESWDAEALKRQLGRRLPEYMVPSVLMKLDALPLAPTGKVDRKALPVPDISRAELKGGYEAPRDELERQLVAVWEEVLGVRPVGVRDDFFALGGHSLLAIRLLARIRSSLGRGLPVAALFQQATVAHLAGLLRDEAGPWSPLVRLKDGHGRPFFCVHPVGGTVLSYTELARRLGPERPFYGLQARGLEGDAPPCESIPEMAALYLSALRAVQPHGPYLLGGWSMGASIAWEMACQLQQQGERVDVLALIDGFVRPFDGGETPPDRQEALRFGALFYKDLLRAAGHALPLTDEALSRMAPEDMLRTLEDASQSLAMGAQPLQALRRVFELNLLAAWKYVPPPYAGPVLSLQAKDTTRVHGWAEVATGALTVHAVDGDHYSILRAPHVESLASLLRAALKTDA; translated from the coding sequence ATGCACGCGCACGGGGTGAAGCGGTCGGGAGCCAGTCGTGGTCTGCCAGCACTGACGCCCACGCCGAGAGGCGCGGCGCTGCCGATGTCCTTCGCGCAGCAGCGGCTGTGGTTCCTGGCCCAGGTGGATGCCGGTGGCTTCTCGTACAACGTGCCCTTCTTCGCGCGGCTCAAGGGGCCGCTGGATGAGGCCGCGCTGGAGCGAGCGCTCACGGAGTTGGTGCGCCGGCATGAGACCTTGCGCACCACCTACGCGGAAGAGGACGGACGGCTCGTGCAGCGCATCGCGCCGGAAGATTCGGTGCACGTGTCGCTGAGGGTGGAGTCGCTGGAGCAGTGGGCGCCGAACGAGGCCGAGCAGGAACTGGCACGGCGCGCGGCGCAGGAGACGCGGTGGCCCTTCGACCTCGCGGTGGGTCCCATCCTCCGCGCGAACCTGCTGCGGGTGGGGCCGGAGGACCATGCGCTGTTGCTGATGCTGCACCACATCGCGTGTGACGGCTGGTCGCTGGAGATGATGGAGCGCGAGCTGCGTGTGCTCTACGCGGCGTTCAGCACCGGCGCGACGCCCGCACTGCCGGGCCTGCCCGTGCAGTATGCGGACTACACGTTGTGGCAGCGCGGGTGGTTGAAGGACGAGGTGCTGGAGGAGCAGCTCGGATGGTGGAAGGCGCACCTCGCGGGAGTCTCGCCCGCGCTGGAGCTTCCGGTGGACCGGCCGAGGCCTCCGGTGCAGTCCTTCGTCGGCACGGCGCTGAAGCTGCCGCTGCCCTCGTCCCTGTCCGCGGTGGTGAAGGACGCGGCACGGCGCGAGGGCGTGACGCCGTTCATGCTCCTGCTCGGTGCCTATCAGGCGTTGCTGTCGCGCTACAGCGGGCAGCGCGACGTGGTGGTGGGCACGCCGATTTCAGGGCGCAACCGGCGCGAGCTCGAAGGGCTCATCGGCTTCTTCGTCAACACGTTGGCGCTGCGCATCGACGTGGAGCGGGAGGAGACCTTCCGGAGCCTGCTCGGCCGGGTCCGCCAGGCGTGTCTCGGTGCCTATGCGCATCAGGACGTGCCCTTCGAGACGCTGGTGGACGCGCTGCAACCCGCGCGTGACTCCAGCCGTTCGCCGCTGTTCCAGGTGATGTTCGTGCTGCAGGCGGCCCGGCCCCTGCCGTCGTTGCCAGGGCTGGACACGAGCGAGGTGGACTTCGACGCCGGCATGGCGAAGTTCGACCTGACGCTCTTCATGCGGGAGACGCAGGAAGGCTGGCTGTGCATCTGGGAGTACAGCACCGCCCTCTTCGATGAGGCCACGGTGCGCCGGATGGCGGAGTCCTATGTGCGCCTGCTCGAAGCCGCGGTGGCGCAGCCCGTGACTCCCGTGGGTGAGTTGCCGCTGCTGGGGACCGAGGAGCGAACGAAGCTCGTGCGGGAGTGGAGTGGCAAGGTCGACTCCTCGTACACGCCCGGCCTGATGCACGAGTGGGTGGAGGCGCAGGTTTCACGCACGCCGCAAGCAGTGGCGGTGACGGACGGGCGCGACGCGCTCACCTACGCGCAACTGGAAGCTCAGGCGAATCAGCTCGCGCGCCACCTCGTGACGTTGGGCGTGAAGCCGGGCAGCACGGTGGGACTGTGTCTGGAGCGAAGCAGCCTGCGAATGCCGGTGGCGGTGCTGGCCACACTCAAGGCGGGAGCAGCGTTCCTACCCTTGGACCCGAGCTACCCAGCCGAGCGGCTGGCGCAGATGTTGGAGGACACGGGCGCGCCGGTGGTGCTGGTGCAGGGGCGGCTGGAGGAAGCACTGCCTCGCGACCTCCGGGCTCGCGTGGTGCGATTGGAAGAAGAAGCACCGCGCGTCGCAGTCGGGCCCCCGCACGCATTGCACCTGCCGCTGTCACCGGAGACGAACTGCTATTTCGTCTACACGTCCGGGAGCACGGGACGGCCGAAGGGCATCGTCATGTCGCACCGGGCCGTGGGCAACATGCTGCGCTGGCAGTTGGAGCGCACGGTGGACCCGATGGCGACGACGCTCCAGTTCGCCTCGCTGAACTTCGATGTGTCCTTCCAGGAGCTCTTCGGCACGTGGTGCCTGGGCGGCAAGGTGCTGCTCGTGGGCGAGGTGCAGAGACGCGACCCGGTGTATCTGCTGCGGCTGATGGTGGAGCACGGCGTGGGGAGACTCTTCCTCCCATTCGTTGCCTTGCAGGCGCTGTGCGAGGTGGCGCAGTTGGAGCCACGCCTCCCTCCGCTGAACGAAGTGGTGACAGCGGGAGAGCAGCTCCAGGTGACGCCGGCCCTGACTGCCTTCTTCGAGCGGCTGCCCGGGTGCGTGCTGGAGAACCAGTACGGCCCGTCCGAAGCGCACGTGGTGACGGCGTGGAGGGCGAAGGGCGCGCCGTCGAAGTGGCCCGCGCTTCCGCCCGTGGGAGTCCCCATCCGCAACATCCAGATCTACGTGCTCGACGAGCGCGGCGAGCCGTGCCCGGTGGGAGTCGTCGGCGAGGTGTACGTCGGAGGCGCGAGCGTGGCGCATGGCTACCACGAGCGTCCGGACCTCACTGCCGAGCGCTTCCTTCCGGATGCACTGAGCGGACAGCTCGGGGCGCGGCTGTACCGGACAGGAGACAAAGCCCGCTGGTTGGGTGACGGCAACATCGAGTTCCTGGGGCGACTCGACGGACAGGTGAAGGTGCGCGGCTTCCGCGTGGAGCTGGGCGAGGTGGAGGTGGCACTGCGCGCGCTGCCCGGCGTGAAGGACGCGGCGGCGGTGGTGAAGCAGGAGGAGGGTGGAGCGAAGAAGCTGGTGGGCTACGTGGTGCAGGGCGCGGAGGAGTCATGGGACGCCGAGGCCCTCAAGCGGCAACTCGGACGCCGGCTACCGGAGTACATGGTGCCCTCGGTGCTGATGAAGCTGGACGCGCTGCCGCTGGCTCCTACCGGAAAGGTGGACCGCAAGGCGCTGCCGGTTCCGGACATCAGCCGCGCGGAATTGAAGGGCGGCTACGAGGCACCTCGCGATGAACTGGAGCGTCAGCTCGTGGCCGTCTGGGAGGAGGTGCTGGGAGTCCGTCCCGTCGGCGTGAGGGATGACTTCTTCGCACTGGGAGGACACTCCCTGTTGGCCATCCGGTTGCTCGCGCGCATTCGCAGCAGCCTGGGCCGCGGCCTTCCCGTCGCGGCACTGTTCCAGCAGGCCACGGTGGCGCACCTCGCGGGCCTGCTTCGCGATGAGGCCGGACCGTGGTCTCCGTTGGTGCGACTGAAGGACGGACACGGGCGCCCCTTCTTCTGCGTGCATCCCGTGGGCGGCACGGTGCTGAGCTACACGGAGCTCGCGCGACGGCTCGGGCCCGAGCGTCCCTTCTACGGCTTGCAGGCACGTGGCCTCGAAGGAGACGCGCCGCCGTGCGAGTCAATCCCCGAGATGGCCGCGCTCTACCTCTCGGCGCTGAGGGCCGTGCAGCCGCATGGGCCGTACCTGCTCGGAGGTTGGTCGATGGGCGCCAGCATCGCGTGGGAGATGGCCTGTCAGCTCCAGCAGCAGGGCGAGCGTGTGGACGTGCTCGCGCTCATCGACGGCTTCGTCCGCCCCTTCGACGGAGGAGAGACGCCGCCGGACAGGCAAGAGGCCCTGCGCTTCGGCGCGCTGTTCTACAAGGACCTGCTGCGGGCGGCGGGACACGCCCTGCCGCTGACGGATGAGGCGCTCTCACGCATGGCGCCGGAGGACATGCTCCGCACCCTGGAGGATGCGAGCCAGTCCCTGGCCATGGGAGCCCAGCCGCTCCAGGCCCTGCGCAGGGTCTTCGAGCTCAACCTCCTGGCCGCGTGGAAGTACGTGCCTCCACCGTACGCGGGGCCCGTCCTCTCTCTCCAGGCGAAGGACACCACCCGCGTGCACGGCTGGGCGGAGGTGGCCACCGGCGCGCTCACGGTCCACGCGGTGGACGGAGACCACTACTCCATCCTGCGGGCTCCGCACGTGGAGTCGCTGGCCTCGCTCCTGCGCGCGGCGCTGAAGACGGACGCGTGA
- the hflX gene encoding GTPase HflX — protein sequence MKEIYGNTLGLKSSEQHRLRNTFRRRVSPHEIVSPELARHLTELSRETNRQVGVLINRKGEIEHVVVGNAHKLELPDIGRARAGQIRLRGLRLVHTHLKSEPLTKDDLTDLALLRLDCVAAIGVGEEGLPGVLHYAYLVPENGTGEFWHVSTLPSVHNDQPDLQDTLDALEEEFNRKAAARTVGGREKAILVAVCLDGNRGRAEASLAELKELARTAGVEVIDSVLQVRREADPRYLIGRGKLEDLNLRSMQSMVDLLIFDKDLTPSQGRHIGEATSLKILDRSQLILDIFAQRAQSAEGKLQVELAQLKYRLPRLVQSDDSLSRLAGGIGGRGPGETKLEIDRRRVRERITHLEKRIDAISRERSVRRAQRNRRELPVISIVGYTNAGKSTLLNAITNAEVLAENKLFATLDPTSRRLRFPQEREVIITDTVGFIRDLPKDLVAAFRATLEELYDASLLLHVVDAADPSRDEQVEAVENILESLGLMEKPRLMVWNKADKLSPEDVESLLRVRGGVAISAATREGLASLLAKADTTLFAEGATEAIGAL from the coding sequence TTGAAGGAAATCTACGGCAACACCCTGGGCCTGAAGTCGAGCGAGCAGCACCGGCTGCGCAACACCTTCCGTCGGCGGGTGTCGCCTCACGAAATCGTGTCGCCCGAGCTTGCCCGCCACCTCACCGAGCTGTCGCGTGAGACGAACCGGCAGGTGGGTGTGCTCATCAACCGCAAGGGCGAAATCGAGCACGTGGTGGTGGGCAACGCGCACAAGCTGGAGCTGCCGGACATCGGCCGCGCCCGCGCGGGCCAGATTCGTCTGCGTGGTCTGCGGCTCGTGCACACGCACCTCAAGAGCGAGCCCCTGACGAAGGACGACCTGACGGACCTCGCGCTCCTGCGCCTGGACTGCGTGGCCGCCATCGGCGTGGGCGAAGAGGGCCTGCCCGGCGTGCTCCACTACGCGTACCTCGTGCCGGAGAACGGCACCGGCGAGTTCTGGCACGTCTCCACCCTCCCCTCCGTCCACAACGACCAGCCCGACCTGCAGGACACGCTGGACGCGCTGGAGGAGGAGTTCAACCGCAAGGCGGCGGCCCGCACCGTCGGGGGTCGGGAGAAGGCCATCCTCGTGGCGGTGTGCCTGGACGGCAACCGCGGCAGGGCCGAGGCCAGCCTCGCGGAGTTGAAGGAGCTGGCGCGCACCGCGGGCGTGGAGGTCATCGACAGCGTGCTCCAGGTGCGCCGCGAGGCGGACCCGCGCTACCTCATCGGGCGCGGCAAGCTGGAGGACCTGAACCTCCGGTCCATGCAGTCCATGGTGGACCTGCTCATCTTCGACAAGGACCTCACCCCGTCGCAGGGGCGGCACATCGGCGAGGCCACCAGCCTCAAGATTCTGGACCGCTCGCAGCTCATCCTCGACATCTTCGCGCAGCGCGCGCAGAGCGCCGAGGGCAAGCTCCAGGTGGAGCTGGCGCAGCTCAAGTACCGGCTGCCGCGGCTGGTGCAGAGCGATGACTCGCTCAGCCGGCTCGCGGGTGGCATCGGCGGACGCGGCCCCGGTGAGACGAAGCTCGAAATCGACCGACGCCGGGTGCGCGAGCGGATTACGCACCTGGAGAAGCGCATCGACGCCATCAGCCGCGAGCGCAGCGTGCGGCGGGCGCAGCGCAACCGGCGCGAGCTGCCGGTCATCTCCATCGTCGGCTACACCAACGCGGGCAAGTCCACGCTCCTCAACGCGATTACCAACGCCGAGGTGCTGGCGGAGAACAAGCTGTTCGCCACACTGGACCCCACGAGCCGCCGCCTGCGCTTCCCGCAGGAGCGCGAGGTCATCATCACCGACACGGTGGGCTTCATCCGCGATTTGCCCAAGGACCTGGTGGCGGCCTTCCGCGCCACGCTGGAGGAGCTGTACGACGCAAGCCTGCTCCTGCACGTGGTGGACGCGGCGGACCCCTCGCGCGACGAGCAGGTGGAGGCGGTGGAGAACATCCTCGAGTCGCTGGGCCTGATGGAGAAGCCGCGACTCATGGTGTGGAACAAGGCGGACAAGCTGTCGCCGGAGGACGTGGAGTCGTTGCTGCGCGTCCGGGGCGGCGTGGCCATCAGCGCGGCGACGCGCGAGGGCCTGGCGTCCCTGCTGGCCAAGGCGGACACCACGCTGTTCGCCGAGGGCGCCACCGAGGCCATCGGCGCGCTCTGA